In Lepidochelys kempii isolate rLepKem1 chromosome 10, rLepKem1.hap2, whole genome shotgun sequence, a single window of DNA contains:
- the LOC140917900 gene encoding zona pellucida sperm-binding protein 3-like codes for MGYSLGFALLCWAVSGVICFNPWDFSRRDSAIWRPTLRAEPPHRQAHVPSLAQVYPWSWVDASQLRAVSPLQPVTVQCEEAQMVITVHRDLFGTGQLIKAADLSLGSAACQYKSLNAAENTVTFAAGLHECGSILQMTPNSLVYSTNLFYNPTPASNPVIQRTSPAVIPVHCHYPRKDNVSSRAIKPTWVPFSSTLSAEERLDFSLRLMNDDWSAERPSNGFQLGEVMHIQADVSTGNHVALRLFVDSCVATLGPDRDSSPRYTVIDFNGCLVDGRSDDTTSAFVSPRPRQDTLQFMLDVFRFAGDASNLIYITCHLKVTAAEQAPDALNKACSFKKADNIWSPVEGTRQICSCCETGKCGLVGGQSRRVNPLDRWSGRRFQRDVPPRHGSSWGREDQADVVVGPLFILNQSSKGPLAHQVEAPQGAAEEQGTNLGLVSMAAAIGLAWFPWLGL; via the exons ATGGGATACAGCCTGGGCTTTGCCCTCCTGTGCTGGGCAGTCAGTGGGGTGATCTGTTTCAATCCCTGGGATTTCTCTAGGCGTGACTCAGCCATCTGGAGACCCACCCTGAGGGCTGAGCCCCCTCACAGACAAGCCCATGTGCCCTCTCTTGCCCAGGTTTACCCTTGGTCTTGGGTTGATGCTTCCCAGCTCAGGGCTGTGTCCCCACTGCAGCCTGTCACAGTGCAGTGTGAAGAGGCTCAGATGGTGATCACTGTGCATAGGGATCTGTTTGGGACAGGGCAACTGATCAAAGCTGCTGACCTGAGCCTTGGCTCGGCTGCCTGCCAATACAAGTCCCTTAATGCTGCAGAGAACACAGTGACCTTTGCAGCTGGGCTCCATGAATGTGGCAGCATCTTGCAG ATGACCCCAAACTCTCTAGTCTACAGCACAAACCTGTTCTacaaccccacccctgccagcaaCCCAGTGATCCAGAGAACCAGTCCGGCTGTGATTCCTGTTCATTGTCACTATCCCAG GAAGGACAATGTGAGCAGCAGAGCCATCAAGCCAACGTGGGTCCCCTTCAGCTCTACCCTGTCTGCAGAGGAGAGGTTGGATTTCTCCCTGCGCCTGATGAATG ATGACTGGAGCGCTGAGAGACCCTCCAATGGATTCCAGCTCGGGGAGGTCATGCATATCCAAGCTGATGTTAGCACTGGGAACCATGTGGCTTTGAGGCTCTTTGTGGACAGCTGTGTGGCCACCCTGGGCCCAGATAGGGACTCCTCTCCCCGCTatactgtcattgacttcaatgg CTGTCTGGTGGATGGGAGATCAGATGACACCACCTCAGCCTTTGTATCCCCCAGGCCTAGGCAGGACACACTACAGTTCATGCTGGATGTGTTCAGGTTTGCAGGAGATGCCAGCAACTTG ATCTATATCACCTGTCATCTGAAAGTCACTGCAGCTGAACAAGCCCCAGATGCCTTGAACAAAGCTTGTTCCTTCAAGAAAGCAGACAACAT CTGGTCTCCAGTGGAAGGCACCAGACAGATCTGCAGCTGCTGTGAGACTGGGAAGTGTGGGCTGGTTGGAGGACAGTCCAGGAGAGTGAACCCTCTGGACAGATGGTCAGGGAGGCGCTTCCAGAGAGATGTGCCCCCCAGGCATG GTAGCTCCTGGGGGAGAGAAGATCAGGCTGATGTTGTGGTTGGACCATTGTTCATCCTTAATCAAAGCTCTAAAGGTCCCTTAGCACACCAGGTGGAAGCACCACAGG GTGCTGCAGAGGAGCAGGGCACAAACTTGGGCCTAGTTTCCATGGCAGCAGCCATAGGTCTGGCCTGGTTTCCCTGGCTGGGACTGTAG